In Panicum virgatum strain AP13 chromosome 4N, P.virgatum_v5, whole genome shotgun sequence, a single window of DNA contains:
- the LOC120669082 gene encoding uncharacterized protein LOC120669082 encodes MRTAIHRRAVKVVQVTSNALALVNATTEVLPFLPISVQQSTRISSTGSDSTCVFCHHRLDEVMSKLKDPDAEFEIIQILIKECNKIEGHVQQCKRLVLQYIPLIMVNGEKFLEKNNDVCVQACMNVTVWM; translated from the exons ATGCGCACCGCCATCCATCGCAGGGCCGTCAAGGTCGTCCAGGTCACCAGCAATGCGCTCGCCCTCGTCAACGCCACGACAGAGGTGTTGCCCTTCCTCCCCATTAGCGTACAACAGAG TACTAGAATTTCTAGTACAG GAAGTGATAGCACTTGTGTGTTTTGCCACCACCGGCTTGATGAAGTTATGTCCAAACTGAAAGATCCAGATGCGGAG TTTGAGATAATTCAAATTCTCATCAAGGAGTGCAATAAGATCGAAGGTCATGTCCAGCAG TGCAAGAGATTGGTCCTCCAATACATTCCCCTTATCATGGTCAATGGCGAGAAGTTCCTTGAGAAGAATAATGATGTGTGCGTACAAGCGTGTATGAATGTAACTGTGTGGATGTAA